ttttttgttaattcGATCCACTAAAAGTATGACCAAAGACTGGAATTCCTCGGCATTGGCAGCAAATTTATTGTACAACAACGCCTCTCTGGTAGTAGCATTCGAATTGATATCATCCAAAGTTGCAATTCCTTCGCTGACTTCCGAATCCAAGTTTTTAATCGAATTAACCAAATAATTTGTCACTAAGCTGCATGAACGAATCAAACATTGTTTAAACTTTATCCGATACGTTTCCGAATCCTGGTATGAACGATgtaaatccaaaaattccaacgcattatcaatttttcTCAACGTGCTTTTAAATGACTCCTTTTTCACCGCATTGACACCAGAGTATTGGTTCATTTTGCGTGTAATGGGGTCTAGACTTACAAAATAACTCAATTGTTCTGTGATATCCTTGTGCAAAAGGTCCATCTCATGGCATTTATCATATAAGGCATTTGTAGTTTTCTGAAAAGCAATTGATTCAATCGAAATATTGTTAAATCTAGAGACTATATCAGTCAACTGTTGGTTAATGCTACAAGTCTGTCCTAATACCTTTTCAAGTTCCATCGACTTAGAATCCAATTGATCAACATATTGGTTGTATAAGGAATAGTTTGAATTTGAACTCTGTGAATCAATCTGATCCAACTCAAATAGCATTGATGGTCTGCTATCTAATTCGTTAGCCTGCGGCAAGCTACCATATTCGACATTAGCAAACTTTTGCCGTAAACTATCATCCTCAAACACAGTAGGTAGACCGTTTGTAGAAGCAGGATTGAAATTAGatgcaatattttgaaCCAATGAGTTTTTCCTGCTCCTCGGCATCGTTCGTACTTTTGGAGTTTTCCGTAACTTTTTATCTCTACCTCCCTTCTAGATCTCCAACTTCTgcttaatatattatcacCACCATAAATTATTAGGACAGCGGTATAAGTGAACAgtggtcacgtgattatACAGAATTGCACAGACTCTACCATAATAGAGACACGACACGCCTTTCCAGTGAGAACTGCATCAGAATCAAATCGACTTGATCGACCAAAGCAAATTCCTATGACATATTATATGATTATGTGtttattatcttttttttgaatatatacAAGAATCGACATACATCAATAGGCGTtaaataatatcaatagagacaatacaaaaaatagtCATAAGAAACCCCCTAACGCAGGTCTGTTCAACTTTTACTTAGCTTCTCCTCTATCAGCTCTTGTCtaatctttttcttctccGCTTCAATATCGATACCATACTCCTCAGctatcttcttctccaaccTCAATCTCTTCTCCAACCTGCTTTTTTTCATCCTTGCCAACTCTGCTTTAATCTCATATGACTCCTTAGGGATTTTATTAAGTGTCTCAGGATCAGGCCAAAAACCAGGAACgttcaactttttatcaGTATCTGTGCCTATGTAGTACATCACCGCTACAGGTGACAAAAGACAAAAGGCGAACCTAAAAATCTCTAGCTGTGATCTGGTGTATCTGAAAGGAagtttcatcatcattaatgCAGACAAATATAACGGGATTTTTTGCCCAAAGTACCAGACAACCCTAGTTGAAAGTCTCTTCTTGTGATATGTTATGCTCGAAATAGTATTATTCAACGGGGGGTAGTCGTACCGATGAGAGGATTTGAATCAAATGTGTTTTCGTCAATAATAACACTAGAGCTGTTTTGGGGGCTTACCCTGGCTTCATTATAGAAAGTCTTCGGCAAAATTATATAACGATGTGAGCACCTGCCGTTAACGTCAGGTTGCCGTTGGAAGAGGAGTTGCAAGTTGTAAATTGTCGTATTAATATACCCCATTTGTTAGTTCTTATTGAAGTTATGTCCAAGAGAGTCAAGATGGCCCcaatcaacaaaatttgtACGCACTCAGGTTCGTTCCATGCCGATGAGGCACTTGCTGTGTACATGTTAAGACTATTACCAGAAGCAAAGGACGCTGTGGTTGTGCGTTCTAGAGAACCGGAAAAATGGGAAGAAGCagatattgttgttgacGTTAGCGGTAAATATGACGGAATTAAATATTTCGACCATCATCAACGTGAATTCTCTGAAACGTTTAACGATGTGTTCAAAACCAAACTTTCCAGTGCTGGTTTAATCTACAAACATTTTGGTCAAGAAATTATCAGGATTATTTGTCCTGTGCTAAGTGAAGATAGCTATGATATACTGTACAATAAGGTTTACAAGGAATTTATCGAAAGTTTAGATGCAAACGATAACGGTATTAATAACTTTGATGCGGAAGAGCTGGGCGTCACACGAAGATTTAGCGATAAGAACATCACGATTCCAGCTATAATCTCCAGGATGAATCCTAGCTGGAATGAAGATTGTTCCCCAGGTAAATTCGACGAGCAATTTTTCAAGGCCTCTAAATTCATCGGTGAATGTTTCGTTAACCTAGTCGAATCATATGGCAAGTCTTGGCTTCCAGCGAAGGACATAGTAAGGCGCGCTGTATTAAACAGAGACACTGCCGACAAAAGCGGCGGCAGCTCAATTATCGTTCTGGACCAATTTTGCCCATGGAAGGAACATCTGTATGAAGTGGAGAAGGAATTGAACATTGAAAATACTATTCTTTTTGTCCTCTTCGAAGACTCCTCCGGCTCTTGGAGAGTCTCCACTGTCCCCGTAAGCTCCACCTCATTTAAATTTAGACAAGGTCTGCTCGAACCATTGAGGGGCCTGAGAGATGAGGAGCTGTCAAAGAAGGCTCAGGTGGAAGGCTGTATCTTCGTCCACGCAAGCGGTTTTATCGGTGGagcaaaatcaaaagaagcTGCATTGCAGCTAGCTTATATGAGTCTTCCATAATCGGCCATCCGTCCATACAGAAACTatttataaatatttattttgaatcaaGACAGTAAACAAGTTACACTCGTTAACAAATCCTTGTAGCATAGCCGCCGCTATGAACTATAATCACAAATCCCTGCATAAAAATCCTTGCATATGATACAACAACATGCCCACCCACCTAAGGTAAACAAATTCCACAGACCAAAGAAGTCATCACATTGATCTAGTCAACCTACCCTACGCACATAATGAAACTTCACATCATGTATGTCCCGATCACTCTTGAAATATGTTAGATTAAATAATTTTCCAGCTACTTGCacttggaagaagaaaaaacgATGCCTTTtaagataataataaccatTACATCACTAGTCCACCACTGTAGTAcctgttcttcttcgtcgAGAGCGTTTCGAGacccaaaaagaaaaatgacGATTATGTACTCAAATGGCCAGATTCCTCGAGCCCGACAgacacacacatacacagTTTAAAGTTAATCGACTCGCAGCACATCTAAACAATTATTCCTTACCCAAAGAAGGAAAATGTGTTGCTTGCCCAAACCATCACACATACAGAGAGAAGGGCACCAAACGGAAAAAATTACCTTGCTAATCATTATCGTGCTTTTATCATCCTGGCACGGAATGTCTCCACATTTCGGTATCTCACAAGAAAAAAACACACGACGTCGGTCAATCACCAACTACTATTCAGTGAAAGAAAACTGAAACCTGACTACGGCAGAACTACTGGTGCCAGGAGGCTGCAGACCCCAAACAGGCAAAGGCAAGGGAAAACgtctttaaaaattttttataaaaattcGTAACGCAGTGTTCAACTGCTGCCACGTTTTTTCTTGCTCGATTTGTCTCCTGAAATGAACCTCGCATTTTCATATCATTAAAACCTACATTTCTTACATCCTCAACCCGCTTTCCGGACTGGGAACAAGTCTATCCCTAAAAGACCACCGAACGATCCATGGGGACAGGAAGGACTCAATCAAAAATCATCCTTCCCCGACCTTCATTTTCCATAATCTACCTACGACTTTAGTAGtcctttttctttcgtTTTATGCagttttgaacttttttcCACTGACATATCTTCATTATCTTTTCATTTAAAGTTCCTGTCACCGAAAGGCTAACCTAGCTACATTTCCGCTTACCTAACCATCGCGtataaaaaaatggttaTTATGCCATAGTGGAgacagaaaacaaagaataCGGCTacctccttctcctcccAGCACTAGTCCTTCTTTTACCTATTCATTCGCTATTATTCCCGTACATAAAAAACCCTGTATCTTACGTAGCTTCCATTCCGTATTATCATCGtcactattattattattattattacagAAAGAAGACAAGAACGAAAAAGCAtagaacaaagaaaaacacCGTCAAGCAAACCTTATAAAAACTAGCTACAGATAAACAGATCTGACCTTCATAAGTCTAGTGTCAATCCCTGCCGCATATCGTTTTCTGAAACGAGTTGGTTATACCTGAAACTAGTGAAACAAaggcaaaagaaaacttcaaaattttgatttatttttaaaaaataaaaagaactAAAGTTGCGCTGCGCAAGCTtcataataaataaataaacaaaCCAAAACAAGGAGAAGCGTTCAAGGTAGAAGAATCTTTAGACAAGCAACTGCatctcttcctcttcctcttcctcctcctgctcccCCTCCCCTCCCCTCCTCTCCTCTCCTTCCCCTACAAACTACtattaatatctttttctctCTATCTCAGATATACTCTCTCTATCTAAAGAAAACGAGATATAGATAGACATAAAGAAGAgggaaatatatatatatactgcaAATCCCcaagtttgatttttgtcCAATCACAGAAAGCTTTACACAACGTCTTACGAGAagtttgttggtttttggtttgtCAAGTCTGGTCTTTTATTACTTGAAGAGAAGGATTACGGCTCTTCCAGTAAAATTAATTATCTAtctgttttgttctttGTGCGCGTTGAGTgttgatatattattcaactCATACACAGGAGGAGAATCCTTCTTATCGGTTTTGAAGTTTAATTTCGAGGTCAAAAAAGGCCTCTGGCAAACCGGTAGAAGGCAACAACCAGAAGAATAATAGGAAAGAAGGTCTTGGTTGTGTTTCAATTTTGagttgatttttcttttaaactttttttttggaaaaaacTATTCTTCAAACAGATTTGTATTATACAATCTACAATAcgcacacacacacacgcCGGAAACAGGTAGTAACATACGCATACGGTCTCAAATTTATCCCCTTTACGTGTTGtttcattattttattttatttgtttttttgtttttgttaaaaaagaaaaatagtCTCATTTAGATTATTATTAGCGTTTAAGTTGGAAGGGGTGTAGGGATCTCTCTTGTTATTGgtttgatattgaaatcTCGGTATCAAATAAGCTAACTAGTAAATTTAAGACAttttagaaagaaaaaaaacgACAAGGATGCCTCTTAAATGGTCTTCTAGGGGCAAGAGAGTTCCTTCTGAGACGAATACTTCtccaaaaaaatatacGATTGGCTTTTGTACCACTGGAGGAGGTAGTATAGAGGATCGAGCACCGACTAGTCCAAGAAGTTCTAtgtcttcaaattcaagccctaattccaaaaataaccTCTCGCGCCATTCGCAGTTAAACGGATCTGTCTGTTCAGATGAATTAACTGTGAGAGCTTCTCAGACACAACAAAAAGTGCAACATACTCAAACGCAGATAtctcaacagcagcagcagcaggagcagcAACATATTTCGTCCATGCAGTTGTCGTTGCCAGTTGCGCAACGTGGGTCGACTggccagcagcagcaacaaccGGTTATCCAGCATCAGAGGTCGTTGACGAGCGAAGATGCGAAACACTTTGGTCAGATTACTTCGCAGTCTATTTTTGTGAAGAACTTTGCATTTGACGAACAAGTTTCCGCGTTGTCGTCCTATAATAATCATTCGCAGGTGTCAGTTATGTGTTCGAAGGGTCTTCAAACACCTAGAACCTGGACACTACCGAATCCGCAACAGCTCAATACAGAGACATATGACTCTACTGTATTTAAAGTTGGATGGGTAAACAAAGCGCAGGGCACGGTGCAGCATCCCCCTTCATCGCATAGGGAGGGGCGGTATAGCCATCAACCAACTCCTTCGATGTCGTCGTTGACTTTGGAACGACAAACACATTTTGCCGGCAACAGTAACGGTTCCTCCAACAACAGCAATACCAATCTTAACGAAGCCAATAAAAACAGCGGGAATAGCaacagtaataataatactaatgGTTATAGCTATTCTACAACCAATTACAAGCTCCACAAAGCCCAGTTAAAAGGGTGTATTTTAAGTCTATACAAATCGGGCCTTGGGAACgttaaattctttgatCCTTGTTTGGAGTTGAGTCCACATGCAGTTCAGGcgttgcagcagcagcagcagcagcagcagcataaTGAAAGGGCCGATGGTTTATTGCATCCACAACTTAGCACTGCAAGCTATAATTCCACCCTACAGCTCCCCTGCAACAATACTAACCCTGGTGGTACCAACCAAAGCGACATGGATACTAGCTCGTTAGGTGTGGATCCAAATAGCGATGAGCTTATTTCTAGGTTGGATTATGTAAGTCTATCGTATCCACATCCAGAGTTAAAATTGGATAAAAAAGATGATAAGATACTTTCTGGTTCGCTTGAAAGTTTGTGCCATGCCGTCCTTTTCATGCCAACTGATGATAAAAAAAAGGCCATTGATATCTTGTTGCTTCTACCTTTGCTTGACgactttaataaaattttgaattgctTTAACTTATTTGGTATAATCTTTACGAAACACCCAGATAATGCGGCATCCTCATACAACAAGTACCAGCATTATCAGATCGATCTGGAGGTTGATCGCTTGATGACACAAAGACTCGCTCTGGTTGTTAAAACTGTCTTAGATATGTTCCCTGGATTCTTACTAGATGATAAGATTTTTCAGTCCGTTATTGTCTTACTGGACACCATTTCATTTCATGATGAAGACATCTCGCAGACAATGAAGATACGTATTGCTGAAAAGCAAGCTGAATTAAACAAGTTGACGTCATTCATATACGAACCCCTGCAGCCTGCGAAACTAGAAGCTCTTGTGAAAGTGtcgaattttttgaaattagACACAGAAAAGATTGCAAACCAAATTCATAGAATAAACCTCAAGTTCAGTAAAGTCTGGAGCCCACAATTGGATTATTCCTTGCTTTACGATTCACAATACTGCTATAGACATGTTGAGTTGAATCCATTGGTTTTCTTTAATGAGAGGAATGTTCAGTACTTGTGTCGGTTAATGGTTACCCATGTTTTTAGCACCGATAGAGATATGACTCCAAACAAACGTGCAGAAATATTGACAAAATGGGTTCAGCTAGGCTGTAAATTCGAAAAATTAGGAGATATGGTATCTTGGCTAGCTATTGCAACCATTATATGTTCCATTCCAATGTTAAGATTGACCAAGACTTGGCAATTTGTTTCGGAtacatatttgaaaatcatttttaaagaCTGGGTTCCAACAATCGTTCAGTTGGATAGAAGACAAAtgtcttcaaaatctaCAAACAGCGTTTTCATCTTAGCTCCTCCAAATTTAAATGATGCTTTTATTAGGGATAATGTGATTCCTTACTTTGGTGATTTGGTAATTAGAGCCGATGATTTGCCTAGGGAAACCAAATACAAATActtggagaagaagattcGTCGTACTAAGAATGCATTTTATAAATGGCAGCAGAGGTTGGATCAAGCATTTGAACAAGCgaaaaaatcatcatcatcatccaaagtTTTGAGAGCGGAAGATAACGGTTCAGAAGATGTTGCCGATTTCTATCATTATTGGAAACTTCACATGGAACTACCAGCTATGAACATTGAAACCATTATGGGATTGAGTTTGAAAGTCGAACCACCGTCTTTAAATTACAACGTTTATTCCAAACCATTTCCTTCTCGATGCTCACTGATTAACGGAGGCTATTTGCCCATTTTGTTTACATCATTATTGCAAAGCTATTCTTTATTCCCACAAGAATTATTGatcgcagcagcagctcAAAACAATAGAACATCTACTTTGGGCGCTGTAACTACACCTACTAATAGAGTCAGTCAACTTTCTGTAAGCACACGTATGCAAGCTCAAGGGACTTCTGTTACTGAAACGACAGGCGTTACTGGTATTTCAACTATCGATGAACCAATAGTTAAAGAGATTTCGTCGAAAGTATCAAATGAAAAAGTTTTTCTGAAGTTTATCCGGGATTTGTTTAACATTGACATACATGTGTTTCACATATCGGATGACTTAGTCTTCAAATCAATTCGTGATTATGAAAATATCTCTAAATCGAAGAATTCGATAATTCAGACTCCCAAAAGGTCATCTCATCAATCAAATATCCTTCCTGATCTCTCTGCCCTTAGTGGTGCTTTAGAAGGTCTCGAActatttaataatatcagcCGCAGTCCAGAAGTTGTATCAGAATTTACTGTTCAAGTTGTTTTGAAATGTGCCACATTAGAAAAGATTTTCGATATATTGGTTTTGACCACTCGTGTTTTTTCTAACCTCGTTACTACCAATGATCTAGTTGCATACTTTTGCAGTGAAAGAGCTCGTAAAGATAAGAATCCTTTGAAAACTTCTAACAacgataataataatattggtTTATTGGACTTTGCCCTAATAAGTCTAATAATGGATAATGATTTATTCACTGAAACtttctttaataattaCAAGAGTTTTACTACCACATTATTCGTTTTGGAAAATCTTGCTAAGAGATTTATTGGTGCAAAGTCATGTGCTGTATCTATTAATCGTATTAAAATGAGCAAACCTTCAGGATTATCACGGCGATCTTCAGTCAATCAAAACAATCCACAACAAGTTGATCAAAGAACTTCTTCTGCTAGCAGTGGTATGTTTACTCTggaatatgatgatgtgAAGTTCCCAGTTTGGGATCAAAAGGTAACAAATAACGATCTATGTCCTTTAAGTTACTTGGCCAAAATTCAACTTGGAGTCTTGGAGTCTTTATACCATTTCATTAAGGAGCATTACGCTGATTTTACAgatgatttgaaaaatagtAAGACTTTCTTAGATGTACTAAAGATTATTAATCAAGAGGTCTATGAAGAATGGGATAAAAGATTGGAGGAGTTTAGAAAATCTACTAAAAATGGCAGTACTCCCTCCGTTGAAGTCCTAAGTATAACCGAGCTAGAAAAACTCCAGGCCCAATTACAAGAATTGTTTAACAATATTAAATCATCGTATCAGCGTCAATTATACCGCCCGTTAGGTGTTACCAGAACACATAGAAGAGTTAATGATCTCCTTACTTCATTTAAATCACATACATCAATGTCTGGAGCTATCATGAATGGAACGGATAGTACCCTAGATAAAATGGCCACCAGCTTTACAAAGCTTAAATTTAACGATTATGATGGGATGATATCTTGGCTTTATCAATTGGATCATTTTATTATGGATAAATTGAGGATGATTTCCGGCCATACATGGATCGAAGTTTCCCAAATATTAGAATCGTTATCAAATGaatctttgttttcatttAGGTATCCACTACAGAGTATTTCGAACAATGTTGTGGCCAGTGGTAATTCTCAGTTAGATGATTTGGAAATCTTAGATGTATTTCAATGGTTGTCAACATTGGAGACTGAAGATGGTTCCCCTGTTATGGAATATCTACCTCCATCTGTTCAGTTGATAATTAAGCTACACGTCGCCCTAACTCGATTCTTTGTGGTTCATATTTCTCACTTGCATTCAAGCTATGAAACAAGAGTTAATACTTGCTCTGTAATCTTGCAAATGTTGAATTTTGTTCATTTAAAGAATACTGAAGTTGATCTTTTTGATGTGGATGATGCTAGTGCGAAAGGAAATCCAGCGACAAATATTTCACCCCATGTGCCCTCTTTTATTGAAACTGCTATTTCGAATGCAATTGTTTCTCCAGAGTcaagattttttgaaatgtCTTGGAAGCAAAGTTACCAAAATATTTCCGACCAGTCCAATATCAAACTGACATTTATGGGTTCTATGTTAAATGTTTTGGATAAAAGCGCaaggaatttttcaaatgccGATTCCAAGTATTCTTTGAAACCTAAAAATTTATCCCCTTGTCCAGGATGGTTTATTTCGAGATTATTGGAGATTACACAACttgttccaaatatgaGTATTGAAAACTCTAAAATGGTGAATTTTGATAAAAGGagatttattaataatattgttgCCAATTATCAAGATTTGATTCCTAATGTGGATCACTATCCTTCGTGGGATAAATCACAAGATAAGTTGGAATTCGGCtctgttttgttttattctGGAGTTGATTCTAATAAAGCTTTCAGGAAGGCTAGTAAAGATGCTGCTACAAATGAGGCCAGGCAATTGAAGTTTCAATCAATGGGACTGTTTAATGATATTCTAGTTGCAGAGGTTTACAAAATTCAAAGagatcaaaaaatgatggAGCAATTAGCAATACAAGATCATGAATATAAGCGTAGTATGGCTTCTCAGTTCCCAATGAGACCATCTATTTCAGTTGCTAGTCCAACTTGTGGCACACCTCTGAATGGAAAGTATCCGAGCATAAGTCAAAATTCACTCGGTGTGAACGTATCAAACAATATGTCACTTTCCGTAGGTAGACATGGGAGAGCTTCTGTGTCTTCTAGAACCTCAGTGATTTCAAATTCGACAACAGTTGCACCATTAGGAAATACTGTGCCTACAACACCTGCGACAACTACCTCGCATCATGGAAGTATGGGTAAAAAGATCGGTGGATTCCTACGAAGACCCTTCTCCATTAGTGGGTTcagttcttcttcatcacaGGGCAGTAGTGCAAACTCTGTGATACTCCCCGGCGTTCAATCAAATGGATCTATCTCCCCATACGAGCTACCTGATATATTGAACGAGATTCAAGATGTAAAGCCGGCAACGTCCCTAAAGACTTTTGAAATTAAGTCATGCATTCCAGTTAATAACTACAGGCAGGATCCTGATATGATGCACTGTTTCAAGATCATAATGGAAGATGGTTCCCAACATACAATCCAAGGTACGGATGAAATTGATATGAATGAATGGATAAAGGCTATTATACTATCCAAGAGATACTCCTTCCACTCTAAAAAGTTTAAAGGCAAGACTTCAAATAAGATATTTGGGGTTCCAGTGGAAGATGTTTGTGAAAGAGAAGGTGTTATGATTCCCAACATAATTGTGAAATTGttggatgaaattgaattACGCGGCTTAGACGAGGTAGGTTTATACAGAGTACCTGGTTCGGTTGGTAGCATTAATGCTTTGAAGAGTGCTTTTGATGAGGAAGGTGCCCTCAACAATACATTTACACTAGAGGATGATAGATGGTTTGAGATAAATACGATTGCTGGGTGCTTCAAACTATATTTAAGGGAATTACCGGAGTCATTATTTACTAAAGAAAAAGTCGATAACTTTGTTGACCTTATGGCGTGTTTCAAAAGTCGGGAAATTGACTTATCAAATTTCCAGAATGAGGTAAAGCTGTTGTTAAAATCTTTGCCTGTTTTCAATTACCACATCTTAAAAAGGTTGTTTATGCATTTGAATCGAGTGCATCAACATGTGGAAAATAATAGAATGGATGCTAGCAACTTAGCTATTGTGTTTTCTATGTCGTTTATTAATCAAGACGATTTAGCCAGTACTATGGGACCTACATTAGGTTTATTGCAGATGCTATTACAATACCTAATTAGAAATCCGGAGCATTACTTCATCTGAGACTTTTTCCTTACTTTAGTATACGCTagttttttggtttttatttctcCCATCATATTCGTTCCCATCCTGTTGTACCAACCGCCATGTTGGGAAAGAACTATGTATATCCTGTAATAAACTACTGATATCTTATGTTTACTTCTAATACTATTAATGATTACATATTTACAGCATCCTTTTAACTAATCTCTTGTTACTATTTACAGTTGAGAGGCGAAGCtatctaaatatataaatctAACTTCATAATACTATCTTGGAGGTCAAATCACATGGGTACTTACTTATGGGATACTTGATACTTGATATCTCGGACTTTAATTAATATTACTGATTCTTTTTAAGGTCAGATCTGCGAACTATTTTAATACGAGAATTTGATTTCTCCTCCTTTGCAGCTTCCTGCATTTTAAATTGTTTCTCTTTCATCTCCGCCCTTCTTTCCGCTTGTTCCCTAGCATTCTTAATGTTTTCTCTAAAACTCTCTATTATACCTTTTGGAGGGCCTTCGCTTGCAGGTTGAGGATGTTTAACAATTTCAGCAATATTTAACTTACCTCTAATATAGGagttcttcaacaaaagGGTCTGCACTACGGAACATATACCATTCATGGTCAAATAAACTACCACACCACTGGATAAATTCATAGTAGCAGGGATCGTCAACAGTGGCAAAAAGGTAAAgagcttcttcatctggGGTGAAAACTGCTGCGCACCTGATTCACCACCACTTCTTGCCAAAGATATGAATAAGGCAGCAGTGAGTGTTTGTAAACCTAGATATGGATCCGCTTGAGTCAAATCTTTGAACCAAGCTATACCTTGAGTGGAAAACCCATCCACAGGATAGTTAGCCATTTGTCTAATACCTGCAAAGAATGAAATAGCGATTGGtagttgaagaattggcACAGCCAGGTACCGATTTTTAATGccattttcatttaacaACTTTCTGCGTTTCATGGTTATTTTCTGTGCCTCGGCCACATCT
This Eremothecium cymbalariae DBVPG#7215 chromosome 5, complete sequence DNA region includes the following protein-coding sequences:
- the OXA1 gene encoding membrane insertase OXA1 (similar to Ashbya gossypii AGR143W) is translated as MLKYSILRASTHARANIHSMWRPVGLSFGNIRHNSSITAESSTTTSDVVSSTSSVSEIQTQLPSFDSIELEQGIQAVGDASNQIGYLSSIGMANSWFWPTDIIQNILEHVHVYCGLPWWGTICVTTVMIRVLMFPLYVKYSDLFGRTSRVKPELDKVNKELMQYADVAEAQKITMKRRKLLNENGIKNRYLAVPILQLPIAISFFAGIRQMANYPVDGFSTQGIAWFKDLTQADPYLGLQTLTAALFISLARSGGESGAQQFSPQMKKLFTFLPLLTIPATMNLSSGVVVYLTMNGICSVVQTLLLKNSYIRGKLNIAEIVKHPQPASEGPPKGIIESFRENIKNAREQAERRAEMKEKQFKMQEAAKEEKSNSRIKIVRRSDLKKNQ